One Brachybacterium kimchii genomic window carries:
- a CDS encoding Gfo/Idh/MocA family oxidoreductase, with protein MPRILNIAVIGAGTMAQAVHLPVLRRRWDRFAVTALVDHSPRRRRESADVWGVEEEHRFETVADLITAVRAKDVALDAAVLATDGLHVEDLLLLLRRGIPVLVEPPLGYSAQEVARISDFERLVGRRLVMMAYPQQYDEVLEEVVENIRARDVRMIDHEVLMPASGPLFGRAHVTASAYDLPSEKRQERRKTLQEAVVAGAGEGATQRDRDLYVKGLLTGIAHQLAITERIYGPLTELTAVRHWPKGVIPGSLELLGELEDGAPVRLVWHYLPFAPEYSETYEVLSARKRIDLALEPPSFVDSRSRSSLREKEHGRVVVTSRSSDLGAAESMWEAFHEFVEKGKEPHAGATEALAQVEILREVLRTLVEADGRSLEADPEDEASDQEEVSEQAADVGTTEGPGEAEDSDEPVAAPEASADGDVASDADSVAEPDGSEAAAASTASAEDAAASSAESTSVRIGPLTPVPGTGEIPPAAPTEDLSSAADQLEAARSAQPEATSAAVPESGGEPHQATAAGIDRTEPADGDAWAAAADDAAEDGPTEGEEPPRS; from the coding sequence ATGCCGAGGATCCTGAACATCGCCGTCATCGGTGCCGGAACGATGGCGCAGGCCGTGCATCTGCCCGTGCTGCGCCGCCGCTGGGACCGCTTCGCGGTGACCGCTCTCGTGGACCACTCGCCGCGGCGTCGGCGCGAATCGGCCGACGTCTGGGGCGTCGAGGAGGAGCATCGCTTCGAGACCGTCGCCGACCTCATCACCGCCGTGCGCGCGAAGGACGTCGCCCTCGATGCGGCGGTCCTCGCGACCGACGGCCTGCACGTCGAGGATCTCCTCCTGCTGCTGCGGCGCGGGATCCCCGTGCTCGTCGAGCCCCCGCTGGGGTACTCCGCGCAGGAGGTCGCCAGGATCAGCGACTTCGAGCGGCTCGTGGGCCGACGTCTGGTGATGATGGCCTACCCGCAGCAGTACGACGAGGTGCTCGAGGAGGTGGTCGAGAACATCCGCGCGCGCGACGTGCGCATGATCGACCACGAGGTGCTGATGCCCGCCTCCGGCCCCCTGTTCGGACGCGCCCACGTGACCGCCTCGGCCTATGACCTGCCCTCCGAGAAGCGCCAGGAGCGCCGCAAGACCCTGCAGGAGGCCGTCGTCGCCGGCGCGGGGGAGGGCGCGACCCAGCGCGATCGCGACCTCTACGTGAAGGGGCTGCTCACGGGCATCGCCCACCAGCTCGCCATCACCGAGCGCATCTACGGTCCGCTCACCGAGCTCACCGCGGTGCGCCACTGGCCCAAGGGCGTCATCCCCGGTTCGCTCGAGCTGCTGGGTGAGCTCGAGGACGGCGCTCCCGTGCGCCTGGTCTGGCACTACCTCCCCTTCGCCCCCGAGTACTCGGAGACCTACGAGGTGCTCTCGGCCCGCAAGCGGATCGACCTCGCGCTCGAGCCGCCGTCGTTCGTGGACTCGCGCTCGCGCAGCTCCCTGCGCGAGAAGGAGCACGGCCGCGTGGTCGTCACCTCCCGCTCCTCCGATCTCGGTGCGGCCGAGTCCATGTGGGAGGCCTTCCACGAGTTCGTCGAGAAGGGCAAGGAGCCCCATGCCGGCGCGACCGAGGCCCTCGCCCAGGTCGAGATCCTGCGCGAGGTCCTGAGGACCCTCGTCGAGGCCGACGGACGATCCCTCGAGGCGGATCCGGAGGACGAGGCCTCTGACCAGGAGGAGGTCTCGGAACAGGCGGCGGACGTCGGCACGACCGAGGGCCCCGGCGAGGCTGAGGACTCCGACGAGCCCGTCGCGGCGCCTGAGGCGTCCGCCGACGGCGACGTCGCCTCTGACGCCGACTCCGTGGCCGAGCCGGACGGCTCGGAAGCCGCGGCCGCGTCGACCGCATCGGCCGAGGATGCGGCCGCATCGTCGGCCGAGAGCACCTCCGTGCGGATCGGTCCGCTGACACCGGTGCCCGGCACCGGCGAGATCCCGCCCGCGGCACCGACCGAGGACCTCTCCTCGGCCGCCGATCAGCTCGAGGCGGCGCGGTCGGCGCAGCCGGAGGCGACGAGCGCCGCAGTCCCCGAGTCCGGGGGCGAGCCGCATCAGGCCACCGCTGCCGGCATCGATCGCACCGAGCCGGCCGACGGCGACGCCTGGGCGGCAGCGGCCGACGACGCCGCGGAGGACGGCCCGACGGAGGGCGAGGAGCCCCCGCGCTCCTGA
- a CDS encoding catalase — translation MTTFDPTGDTTPTIPSSTENGAPRESDANSLSVGPDGPLMLHDVALVEKLARFDRERIPERSPHAKGSGAFGELEITEDVSQYTKAGLFQKGAKTPMLARFSTVAGELGSPDTWRDVRGFALKFYTQEGNFDIVGNNTPVFFVRDPMKFPDFIHSQKRTPDSGLRDNTMQWDFWTLSPESAHQVSYLMGDRGLPKTWRHMNGYSSHTYLWVNEADEKFWVKYHFLTEQGLEFLTNDEADELAGLDGDYHRRDLFESISNGDFPSWKLEVQIMPYEDAKTYRFNPFDLTKTWSKKDYPRIPVGRFTLNQNPVNHFAQVEQAAFSPSNLVPGTGVSPDKMLLGRVFSYPDAQRNRLGTNFNQLPVNRPVVETNSYDKEGSMEFFHSGNAPVYSPNSFGRSYQDAQGPVDNGWESDGTLVRQAYTLRSDDDDFGQAHTLVRDVMDEGERERLIETVSGALATVIEPVLSNAFQYWKNIDQEVGERIEKAVRENGGDQVPGADPRSE, via the coding sequence GTGACCACGTTCGACCCCACCGGCGACACCACGCCGACCATCCCCTCGTCCACCGAGAACGGCGCCCCGCGCGAGAGCGATGCGAACTCCCTCTCCGTCGGCCCCGACGGTCCTCTGATGCTCCACGACGTCGCCCTCGTCGAGAAGCTCGCGCGCTTCGACCGCGAGCGCATCCCGGAGCGCAGCCCGCACGCCAAGGGCTCCGGCGCCTTCGGCGAGCTCGAGATCACCGAGGACGTCTCGCAGTACACGAAGGCCGGCCTCTTCCAGAAGGGCGCCAAGACCCCGATGCTCGCGCGGTTCTCGACCGTCGCCGGCGAGCTCGGCTCTCCCGACACCTGGCGTGACGTGCGCGGCTTCGCGCTGAAGTTCTACACGCAGGAGGGCAACTTCGACATCGTCGGGAACAACACCCCGGTGTTCTTCGTCCGCGATCCCATGAAGTTCCCCGACTTCATCCACTCCCAGAAGCGCACCCCGGACTCCGGCCTGCGCGACAACACGATGCAGTGGGACTTCTGGACCCTCTCCCCGGAGAGCGCCCACCAGGTCTCCTACCTCATGGGCGACCGCGGCCTGCCCAAGACCTGGCGCCACATGAACGGCTACTCCTCCCACACCTACCTGTGGGTCAACGAGGCCGACGAGAAGTTCTGGGTCAAGTACCACTTCCTCACCGAGCAGGGCCTGGAGTTCCTCACCAACGACGAGGCCGACGAGCTCGCCGGCCTGGACGGCGACTACCACCGCCGCGACCTCTTCGAGTCGATCTCGAACGGCGACTTCCCGTCCTGGAAGCTCGAGGTGCAGATCATGCCCTACGAGGACGCGAAGACCTACCGCTTCAACCCCTTCGACCTCACGAAGACCTGGTCGAAGAAGGACTACCCGCGCATCCCCGTCGGCCGCTTCACGCTGAACCAGAACCCGGTCAACCACTTCGCGCAGGTCGAGCAGGCCGCCTTCAGCCCCTCGAACCTCGTGCCCGGCACCGGTGTCTCGCCCGACAAGATGCTGCTGGGCCGCGTGTTCTCCTACCCGGACGCGCAGCGCAACCGCCTGGGCACCAACTTCAACCAGCTGCCCGTGAACCGTCCTGTCGTGGAGACCAACTCCTACGACAAGGAGGGCTCGATGGAGTTCTTCCACAGCGGCAACGCCCCGGTGTACTCCCCGAACTCGTTCGGGCGCTCGTACCAGGACGCCCAGGGCCCGGTCGACAACGGCTGGGAGTCCGACGGCACCCTGGTGCGCCAGGCCTACACCCTGCGCTCCGATGACGACGACTTCGGCCAGGCCCACACGCTGGTCCGCGACGTCATGGACGAGGGCGAGCGCGAGCGTCTCATCGAGACGGTCTCCGGCGCTCTCGCCACCGTGATCGAGCCGGTCCTCTCGAACGCCTTCCAGTACTGGAAGAACATCGACCAGGAGGTCGGCGAGCGGATCGAGAAGGCCGTGCGCGAGAACGGCGGCGACCAGGTCCCCGGCGCGGACCCGCGCTCCGAGTGA
- a CDS encoding universal stress protein, which yields MAVVVGFIPTPVGFDALDTARTAAEERGGPLIVVNVVRQGDEQDPRHASEGDLDAAADRLRGSAVRVDIRQESSEDDIADVLLDTVEREKAELLVIGLRRERDVARHLLGVTPQKLLLSAPCDVLVV from the coding sequence GTGGCAGTGGTGGTCGGCTTCATCCCCACCCCGGTGGGATTCGACGCGCTGGACACGGCGCGCACCGCGGCCGAGGAGCGCGGCGGCCCGCTGATCGTGGTCAACGTGGTCAGGCAGGGCGACGAGCAGGATCCCCGCCACGCGAGCGAGGGCGACCTCGATGCGGCGGCGGACCGCCTGCGCGGCTCGGCCGTGCGGGTCGACATCCGCCAGGAGAGCAGCGAGGACGACATCGCCGACGTCCTGCTGGACACCGTCGAGCGTGAGAAGGCCGAGCTGCTGGTGATCGGTCTGCGCCGCGAGCGCGACGTCGCCCGGCACCTGCTGGGCGTCACCCCGCAGAAGCTGCTGCTCTCCGCCCCGTGCGACGTGCTCGTCGTCTGA
- the nrdI gene encoding class Ib ribonucleoside-diphosphate reductase assembly flavoprotein NrdI translates to MGTLVYFSSVSGNTHRFVQKLDMPASRIPLHRTEDPLVMDEEYVLMVPTYGGGNGRGAVPKQVIKFLNDERNRDLIRGVITAGNTNFGEAYGLAGEIISAKCRVPHMYRFELLGTPRDVQQVHDGLEEFWRH, encoded by the coding sequence ATGGGAACCCTCGTCTACTTCTCCTCCGTGTCCGGCAACACCCATCGCTTCGTGCAGAAGCTGGACATGCCGGCCAGCAGGATCCCACTCCATCGCACGGAGGATCCCCTCGTCATGGACGAGGAGTACGTGCTGATGGTGCCGACCTATGGCGGCGGCAACGGACGCGGAGCAGTCCCGAAGCAGGTCATCAAGTTCCTCAACGACGAACGCAACCGGGATCTGATCCGGGGCGTCATCACCGCGGGGAACACGAATTTCGGCGAGGCCTACGGGCTGGCCGGCGAGATCATCTCGGCGAAGTGCCGGGTCCCGCACATGTACAGGTTCGAGCTGTTGGGCACGCCGCGAGACGTGCAGCAGGTCCACGACGGATTGGAAGAGTTTTGGCGACACTGA
- the nrdH gene encoding glutaredoxin-like protein NrdH — MAITVYSKPMCVQCDATKRALTKSGVDYDVVDITEDAEALAHVKSMGYVQAPVVVAGEDHWSGFRPDKIKAVAAAGAEGARAAAI, encoded by the coding sequence ATGGCCATCACCGTGTACTCGAAGCCCATGTGCGTCCAGTGCGACGCGACCAAGCGCGCCCTCACCAAGTCGGGCGTCGACTACGACGTCGTCGACATCACCGAGGACGCCGAGGCGCTCGCCCACGTGAAGTCGATGGGCTACGTGCAGGCGCCCGTCGTGGTCGCCGGTGAGGACCACTGGTCGGGCTTCCGCCCCGACAAGATCAAGGCCGTGGCGGCCGCCGGCGCCGAGGGCGCCCGCGCCGCAGCCATCTGA
- a CDS encoding lysophospholipid acyltransferase family protein: MSGTVRSGVERADQEPERARARAGMREVLGHRVHRRRHVPLFYHSALIRILVRPARRGRRHRVWEARPSAAIVVPVPFLYTLTRPFLGPMFSAYWRPRITGLENIPRTGAFLLASNHLANVDSFLIPVVSPRMVRFVSKDVFWKTGGLKGRIQKWFMNSVGTVPLDREALSSGRGALDAALDVLKAGEGFGIYPEGSRSRDGLLHKGQPGAAWLALESGAPVIPLGLAGTQNLFLKGRKMPTRYRPDMRFGAPIEFTDLPTDLSAGARRRLATDRIMTEIQRLSGQEWAPGAQPRGAGTGASA, encoded by the coding sequence ATGAGCGGGACGGTCAGGTCAGGGGTGGAGCGGGCCGACCAGGAGCCGGAGCGTGCACGGGCGCGCGCGGGCATGCGCGAGGTGCTCGGGCACCGCGTCCACCGCCGTCGGCACGTGCCGCTGTTCTACCACAGCGCGCTGATCCGGATCCTCGTGCGGCCCGCGCGGCGAGGGCGCCGACACAGGGTGTGGGAGGCACGACCGAGCGCCGCTATCGTGGTGCCCGTGCCGTTCCTCTACACGCTCACCCGCCCGTTCCTGGGGCCCATGTTCAGCGCCTATTGGCGCCCCCGCATCACCGGGCTCGAGAACATCCCGCGCACCGGCGCGTTCCTGCTGGCCTCCAACCACCTCGCCAACGTGGACAGCTTCCTCATCCCCGTGGTGTCCCCGCGCATGGTCCGGTTCGTCTCCAAGGACGTGTTCTGGAAGACCGGCGGCCTCAAGGGCCGCATCCAGAAGTGGTTCATGAACTCGGTGGGCACGGTGCCTCTGGACCGCGAGGCGCTGAGCTCCGGCCGGGGCGCGCTCGACGCCGCCCTGGACGTGCTGAAGGCCGGTGAGGGCTTCGGCATCTACCCCGAGGGCTCCCGCAGCCGGGACGGGCTGCTGCACAAGGGCCAGCCGGGCGCGGCCTGGCTCGCCCTCGAGTCCGGCGCCCCCGTCATCCCGCTGGGCCTCGCAGGCACGCAGAACCTGTTCCTGAAGGGCCGGAAGATGCCCACCCGGTACCGTCCCGACATGCGCTTCGGGGCGCCCATCGAGTTCACGGACCTGCCGACGGACCTGAGTGCGGGCGCCCGCCGGCGCCTGGCCACCGATCGGATCATGACCGAGATCCAGCGTCTCTCCGGCCAGGAGTGGGCCCCGGGCGCGCAGCCCCGCGGCGCGGGGACCGGCGCGAGCGCATAG